A genomic window from Gammaproteobacteria bacterium includes:
- a CDS encoding TRAP transporter TatT component family protein: MRRAVLGPGLRVVSVFLLALLAATVSGCTYVVSLAADELATNLGAAVRNQNDPETVRQGAPAYLLLVDSLVEGDGNNYRVLFAGARIYDSYSSIFVNDVDRARRLSGKAWSHVNKGLCLKRKAYCDLSTKSFAEYSGVISKVEDSDAAALYTYASVWAGWIQVNSGNWKIVADIPKVRVAMERVAQLHPDHDQGVIYLYLGGLASLLPPALGGKPEEARQFFEKAFDLSDKKNLMAQVMLAEKYARPTFNRKLHDSVLKQVVAANVEASGFTLTNVLAQERAQKLLRSANEYF, from the coding sequence GTGAGGCGAGCGGTTTTGGGTCCAGGATTGAGAGTCGTATCGGTATTTTTGCTGGCGCTGTTGGCGGCAACGGTGTCGGGTTGCACCTACGTGGTAAGCCTGGCTGCTGACGAATTGGCCACCAACCTGGGGGCGGCAGTTCGCAACCAGAACGATCCGGAAACCGTGCGCCAGGGCGCGCCCGCCTACCTGTTGCTGGTAGACAGCCTGGTCGAGGGTGACGGAAACAATTATCGTGTCCTGTTTGCCGGGGCGCGAATCTATGATTCCTACTCCAGTATTTTCGTCAATGATGTTGACCGTGCACGGCGGTTGAGCGGCAAGGCATGGAGCCATGTCAACAAGGGCCTTTGTCTGAAACGCAAGGCGTACTGTGATTTGAGTACGAAATCCTTCGCCGAGTATTCCGGGGTAATTTCAAAAGTCGAAGACAGTGATGCCGCCGCCCTGTATACCTATGCCAGTGTCTGGGCGGGCTGGATCCAGGTCAACAGCGGAAACTGGAAAATAGTCGCCGACATTCCCAAGGTGCGTGTTGCCATGGAGCGCGTAGCACAGCTGCACCCCGATCATGACCAGGGCGTGATATACCTCTACCTGGGTGGCCTGGCGTCATTGTTGCCACCGGCACTGGGAGGGAAACCTGAAGAAGCGCGACAGTTTTTCGAAAAGGCCTTTGATCTTTCGGACAAAAAGAATCTGATGGCCCAGGTCATGCTGGCGGAAAAATACGCGCGTCCGACATTTAATCGCAAATTGCACGATAGTGTGTTGAAACAAGTGGTTGCTGCCAATGTCGAGGCCAGCGGCTTTACCCTGACCAATGTCCTGGCGCAGGAACGTGCACAAAAACTTTTAAGGTCTGCCAATGAGTATTTCTAG
- the dctP gene encoding TRAP transporter substrate-binding protein DctP, with amino-acid sequence MSISRKFGLQGLMLAMMAGLSVSTAQALTLKIATLSPEGTAWMQKMRAGAAEISEKTSDRVNFKFYPGGIMGDDESVLRKMRVGQLHGGAITGGSLAKILPDMLAYNMPFAFRNLDEVDTVRAIIDPELIAGLDKKSYVSFGLAEGGFAYLMSNKAVHSVADLKDLKVWAPNGDRITYAVFQQGGVTPVALPVSDVLTGLQTGLINTVSGPPIAAIALQWHTRVTHLTNLPLMYIYALMVIDKKQFMKISPADRTIVRDVMERIYKEIDRANRADNDQAIAALKSQGITYVELEQAERKRWYEIATGAANQLRQQGVVGGKTVDKMFGILKSSRAAEKK; translated from the coding sequence ATGAGTATTTCTAGAAAATTCGGATTGCAGGGACTGATGCTGGCCATGATGGCCGGCCTGTCTGTTTCAACGGCCCAGGCGCTGACGCTGAAAATCGCCACCTTGTCACCTGAAGGCACGGCGTGGATGCAGAAGATGCGTGCCGGTGCCGCAGAGATTTCGGAAAAAACATCTGATCGGGTCAACTTCAAGTTTTACCCCGGCGGCATCATGGGTGATGATGAAAGCGTGTTGCGCAAGATGCGAGTCGGTCAACTGCACGGCGGCGCGATTACCGGCGGCAGCCTGGCAAAGATTCTGCCTGACATGCTTGCCTATAATATGCCGTTTGCTTTCCGTAACCTCGACGAAGTGGACACGGTGCGGGCTATCATTGATCCTGAACTGATCGCCGGCCTGGACAAAAAGAGCTATGTCAGTTTTGGCCTGGCCGAAGGCGGCTTCGCCTACCTGATGTCCAACAAGGCGGTGCATTCAGTTGCCGACCTCAAGGACCTGAAAGTATGGGCGCCCAACGGGGACAGGATTACTTACGCAGTGTTCCAGCAGGGCGGTGTTACCCCGGTAGCACTGCCGGTGTCCGATGTACTGACCGGGCTACAGACCGGGCTGATCAATACCGTCAGCGGACCACCTATAGCGGCTATCGCGCTGCAGTGGCATACACGCGTCACTCATCTAACCAATCTGCCGCTAATGTATATTTACGCGCTTATGGTGATCGACAAGAAGCAATTCATGAAAATATCTCCGGCGGACAGGACTATTGTGCGTGATGTCATGGAGAGAATTTACAAGGAAATAGACCGGGCCAACCGTGCCGATAACGATCAGGCAATTGCAGCATTAAAATCACAGGGCATCACCTATGTTGAGCTTGAACAGGCGGAACGCAAGCGCTGGTATGAAATTGCCACCGGTGCCGCCAATCAGCTCAGGCAGCAGGGAGTCGTCGGTGGCAAGACGGTGGACAAGATGTTCGGAATCCTGAAGAGTTCTCGTGCCGCTGAAAAAAAATGA
- a CDS encoding TRAP transporter small permease produces the protein MIDLNHNGLDAPKPPPPASPLIAKLHYLEDVMLVVLIGAMALFAIAQILLRNLFGGGLVWADPLLRALVLWVAMIGAMVATRDNRHIRIDVLSRYLPKRWTHWLHLLIHGVSFFICLLLAWHSMRFVGMELEAGTTAFAFVTTWIVAAVIPLGFSVMALRFALYALHELSGITGISK, from the coding sequence ATGATCGACCTTAATCATAACGGCCTGGATGCACCAAAACCGCCGCCGCCGGCATCACCGCTGATCGCAAAACTGCATTACCTTGAAGATGTCATGCTGGTTGTCTTGATCGGTGCGATGGCATTGTTCGCTATTGCCCAGATACTGCTGCGCAACCTGTTTGGCGGCGGCCTGGTCTGGGCCGACCCGCTATTGCGTGCACTGGTGCTGTGGGTAGCCATGATCGGTGCCATGGTGGCGACGCGGGACAATCGTCATATTCGAATTGATGTGCTGTCGCGCTATCTTCCGAAGCGCTGGACTCATTGGCTGCATCTGCTGATCCACGGGGTGTCATTTTTCATATGCCTGTTGCTGGCATGGCACAGCATGCGTTTTGTTGGCATGGAGCTGGAAGCGGGAACAACCGCATTTGCATTTGTTACGACCTGGATTGTTGCCGCAGTCATACCACTGGGATTCAGCGTCATGGCGCTGCGTTTTGCCCTGTATGCACTGCATGAATTATCCGGTATCACGGGTATCAGCAAATGA
- a CDS encoding TRAP transporter large permease subunit, which yields MIPALLLILALLGTPLFIVIAASALYGFHQGEIDLSVVIIEIYRLVETPVLVAIPLFTLAGYLLSHTQASSRLVNLVDALFGWLPGGLALVALAACAMFTALTGASGVTIIALGALLYPALIKGGYAERFSLGLITSSGSLGLLFPPSIALILYGVIVQQVGVGAPVSIDELFVAGIAPGLLMLLLLGSWCVFHSPAMEKKPSDWQTIRKAVYLARWEIPIPFVVLGGIYGGVLAISEAAAALLLYVLVVSLFVLREIRPRQLSEIMHEAMVLIGGVLIILAVSLASTNYMVDAQIPQKLLAFVREYVDSKLTFLILLNLFLLMLGMMLDIFSALVIIVPLILPMAVSYGVHPVHLGIIFLANMQIGYFTPPVGMNLFIASFRFNRPVMELYRASIPFMFIMMLAVLIITYWPTLSLFAISQ from the coding sequence ATGATTCCCGCGCTGCTGCTAATCCTCGCCTTGCTGGGTACGCCCCTGTTTATTGTCATTGCGGCATCGGCACTGTACGGTTTTCACCAGGGAGAGATAGATCTTTCCGTTGTCATTATTGAAATTTACAGGCTGGTTGAAACACCGGTACTGGTAGCGATACCGCTGTTTACACTGGCCGGGTATCTTTTGAGTCATACCCAGGCATCGAGCCGACTGGTTAACCTGGTTGATGCGCTGTTTGGCTGGTTGCCCGGTGGACTCGCGCTGGTGGCGCTGGCCGCCTGTGCCATGTTCACCGCGTTGACCGGCGCCTCGGGCGTAACCATTATCGCTCTTGGTGCCTTGCTTTACCCGGCCCTGATCAAGGGCGGGTATGCCGAGCGTTTCAGCCTTGGACTGATTACGTCATCCGGCAGCCTGGGCTTGTTGTTCCCGCCATCCATTGCGCTGATTCTTTACGGCGTTATTGTCCAGCAAGTGGGTGTCGGTGCACCGGTTTCCATAGATGAGCTGTTTGTTGCCGGCATTGCTCCAGGATTGCTGATGCTGTTATTGCTTGGCAGCTGGTGCGTGTTTCACAGCCCGGCCATGGAAAAGAAGCCATCTGACTGGCAGACGATCCGCAAGGCGGTTTACCTGGCGCGATGGGAGATTCCTATTCCATTTGTTGTGCTGGGCGGCATTTATGGTGGAGTGCTGGCCATATCAGAAGCGGCCGCCGCGCTGCTGCTGTACGTACTGGTCGTGTCACTGTTTGTGCTTCGTGAGATCAGGCCGCGGCAGTTGTCGGAGATCATGCATGAAGCCATGGTATTGATCGGCGGCGTACTGATTATCCTCGCGGTCTCACTGGCATCTACCAACTACATGGTGGACGCGCAGATACCGCAAAAGTTGCTGGCATTCGTTCGTGAGTATGTCGACAGCAAGCTGACTTTCCTGATTCTGCTCAACCTGTTTCTTTTGATGCTGGGCATGATGCTGGATATATTTTCCGCGCTGGTGATTATTGTTCCGTTGATATTGCCGATGGCCGTGAGCTATGGTGTCCACCCGGTGCATCTTGGCATTATTTTCCTGGCCAACATGCAGATCGGGTATTTCACGCCGCCGGTGGGCATGAACCTGTTTATTGCCAGTTTCCGGTTTAATCGTCCGGTCATGGAGCTGTACCGGGCCAGTATTCCGTTCATGTTTATCATGATGCTGGCAGTACTGATTATTACCTATTGGCCGACGCTGTCCCTGTTTGCCATCAGCCAATGA
- a CDS encoding tetratricopeptide repeat protein, with protein sequence MDSNPDFVFDATDESFRQLVLENSTRGPVLVNFWSAGVGPCLRVWDTLKALVQSYQGRFLLVNINTDSYGQLSRQLGVNSLPTVHIYRDGEVVHRIHGAESEKSFIDAIDRYLATPSDKVLAHATALFHSGDQGKAVDVLVQLVAADPFNMRVTAALLKFLIVMKAYQRGLDVVAGLDESMQQKPEIGSLKTHLELLVESGHDRSALIDELARNDLPETRFRLAATCVLENDFEAALEQLMIVVEKHRHFRDDIGRRSMLALFDLLGRDHPLTSVYWQKLSSYLH encoded by the coding sequence ATGGACAGTAATCCCGATTTTGTTTTCGATGCAACTGACGAGTCATTCCGGCAACTGGTCCTGGAAAACTCGACCCGGGGGCCTGTGCTGGTTAATTTCTGGTCGGCGGGCGTGGGTCCGTGCCTGCGCGTGTGGGACACACTCAAGGCGTTGGTACAAAGCTATCAAGGCCGGTTTCTGCTGGTAAATATCAATACCGACAGCTATGGCCAGTTGTCCAGGCAGCTCGGAGTCAACAGTCTGCCCACCGTGCATATCTATCGTGATGGCGAGGTGGTGCATCGTATCCACGGGGCTGAGTCGGAGAAATCCTTCATCGACGCCATTGATCGATACCTGGCTACGCCGTCTGACAAGGTATTGGCTCACGCAACCGCCTTGTTTCATTCGGGCGATCAGGGCAAGGCAGTTGATGTTCTGGTACAGCTGGTTGCGGCCGATCCGTTCAATATGCGGGTTACTGCTGCCTTGCTGAAATTCCTGATCGTCATGAAGGCCTATCAGCGTGGACTGGATGTGGTGGCCGGTCTTGACGAATCCATGCAGCAGAAGCCGGAGATAGGCTCACTGAAAACCCATCTTGAGCTGCTGGTCGAATCCGGGCACGACAGATCAGCATTAATTGATGAACTGGCTCGCAACGATTTGCCGGAAACCCGGTTCAGGCTGGCGGCAACCTGCGTACTGGAAAATGATTTTGAAGCGGCGCTTGAACAGCTCATGATTGTAGTCGAAAAGCATCGGCATTTTCGCGATGATATTGGTCGACGTAGTATGCTTGCCCTGTTCGACCTGCTTGGTCGCGATCACCCGTTGACCTCCGTTTATTGGCAAAAACTCAGCAGCTATCTGCACTAG
- the hemN gene encoding oxygen-independent coproporphyrinogen III oxidase — MAKEILFEESLIRKYDTSGPRYTSYPTAVQFDVGYGEQDYRQALRDSNSSGRPLSLYFHVPFCNTVCFYCGCSKVVTKHRERAAPYLALVYQEMAMVAAELDTDRSVDQLHWGGGTPTFISHDEMRELMSVTRKHFNLHDDDTGEYSIEIDPRELDADTLPLLRELGFNRMSLGVQDFDPKVQKAVNRIQPEAVTIAALEQARALGFRSINLDLIYGLPFQSVASFSATLDRILEIRPDRLSVFNYAHLPEMFKPQRRINAEDLPSPAEKLAILDMAITKLTDAGYVYIGMDHFALPGDELAVAQREGTLYRNFQGYSTHAHCDLVGFGMTSIGAVNDHYAQNEKTEEGYAAAIQAGHLPIIRGLALSDDDCLRRKVITELICHFRLDFERIENAYQIRFTEYFADELRRLEPMQQDGLLELSDNGIQVFPAGKLLIRNICMIFDAYLRSGESGRFSKVI, encoded by the coding sequence ATGGCCAAAGAAATCCTGTTCGAAGAATCGCTGATACGCAAATACGACACCAGCGGACCCCGGTATACGTCTTATCCTACGGCAGTTCAATTTGATGTCGGTTATGGCGAGCAGGACTATCGTCAGGCGTTGCGTGATTCCAATTCCAGCGGTCGGCCGTTGTCACTGTATTTTCACGTCCCTTTCTGCAATACCGTGTGCTTTTATTGCGGTTGCTCCAAGGTGGTAACCAAGCACCGCGAGCGTGCAGCACCGTATTTGGCGCTGGTTTATCAAGAGATGGCCATGGTCGCTGCGGAGCTGGATACGGACAGGTCGGTCGACCAGCTTCACTGGGGCGGCGGTACACCCACATTTATCAGCCATGATGAAATGCGCGAGCTGATGTCAGTAACGCGCAAACACTTTAACCTGCACGACGATGATACCGGCGAGTACTCCATCGAGATTGACCCGAGAGAGCTGGACGCAGACACGCTGCCACTGTTACGGGAGCTGGGGTTCAACCGCATGAGCCTGGGCGTACAGGATTTTGATCCGAAAGTGCAAAAAGCGGTCAACCGGATTCAGCCCGAGGCCGTGACCATCGCCGCGCTGGAACAGGCTCGCGCGCTGGGGTTTCGCTCCATCAACCTGGACCTGATCTACGGTCTGCCATTCCAGTCGGTGGCCAGTTTCTCGGCGACGCTGGATCGCATTTTGGAAATTCGGCCCGATCGGCTGTCCGTATTCAACTACGCGCACCTGCCGGAAATGTTCAAACCGCAGCGTCGCATTAATGCTGAGGATTTGCCGTCACCGGCTGAAAAACTGGCGATTCTGGATATGGCGATTACCAAGCTGACTGACGCCGGTTATGTGTATATCGGAATGGATCATTTTGCCCTGCCTGGCGATGAGTTGGCGGTAGCCCAGCGCGAAGGTACGCTGTATCGAAATTTTCAAGGTTATTCTACTCATGCCCATTGCGACCTGGTCGGCTTTGGCATGACATCCATTGGTGCGGTAAACGATCACTATGCTCAGAACGAAAAAACAGAGGAAGGCTATGCCGCTGCAATCCAGGCGGGGCATTTGCCCATTATTCGCGGCCTGGCATTGTCTGACGATGATTGCTTGCGTCGAAAAGTAATTACCGAACTCATTTGTCACTTTCGGCTGGATTTTGAGCGTATCGAGAATGCGTATCAAATACGTTTTACCGAATATTTTGCCGACGAGTTACGACGCCTGGAACCCATGCAGCAGGACGGGCTGCTGGAGCTGTCTGACAATGGGATTCAGGTTTTTCCCGCTGGTAAATTGCTGATTCGCAATATATGCATGATTTTTGACGCGTATTTGCGCAGCGGGGAAAGTGGCCGATTTTCCAAGGTGATTTAG
- the fnr gene encoding fumarate/nitrate reduction transcriptional regulator Fnr, which yields MSSSKRASVVNIGKIKVACQECSLRELCLPLGLTDQDVSSIEKIVRRTTDLKKGEYLYRMGDELRGLFAINRGSVKTLEMGRDGDVQITGFHLPGELLGVDAISTDKHPCDAIALEATQVCEIPLDQLEELARQVPGLQKQLLRIMSREIVHDENMLMMLGKMSAEARLASALLSFSERFFRLGQSDTEFRLTMSRQDLGDYLGLALETVSRLFSRFQADGLIEAEGRQLRLLDMDGLRELAGEVVERKNGKRPAAS from the coding sequence ATGAGCTCATCGAAGCGGGCATCCGTGGTGAATATCGGAAAAATCAAGGTTGCTTGTCAGGAATGTTCCTTGCGTGAACTGTGTCTGCCTTTGGGGCTGACAGATCAGGACGTTTCCAGTATCGAAAAAATCGTTCGTCGTACCACGGACCTGAAGAAGGGCGAATACCTGTACCGCATGGGTGATGAGCTCAGAGGGCTGTTTGCCATTAATCGTGGCAGCGTCAAGACCCTGGAAATGGGCCGTGACGGCGATGTCCAGATTACCGGGTTCCATTTGCCGGGCGAACTGCTGGGCGTCGATGCCATTAGCACGGACAAGCATCCTTGTGACGCTATTGCCCTGGAAGCCACCCAGGTCTGCGAAATTCCTTTGGATCAGCTGGAAGAGCTGGCGCGCCAGGTGCCTGGCCTGCAAAAGCAATTATTGCGCATCATGAGTCGTGAGATCGTTCATGACGAGAATATGCTGATGATGCTGGGCAAGATGAGTGCTGAAGCCCGCCTCGCCAGCGCCCTGCTGAGTTTCTCTGAGCGTTTTTTCCGGCTTGGACAGTCTGACACCGAGTTTCGTTTGACCATGTCGCGCCAGGACCTGGGCGATTACCTGGGCTTGGCCCTGGAAACGGTCAGCCGCCTGTTTTCCCGGTTCCAGGCTGATGGCCTGATCGAGGCCGAAGGTCGCCAGTTACGTTTGCTCGATATGGATGGGCTGCGTGAACTGGCCGGAGAGGTGGTCGAGCGCAAAAACGGGAAGCGCCCCGCCGCGTCCTGA
- the bioB gene encoding biotin synthase BioB gives MTHSVADIEALFALPFNDLLHRAHSTHRENFDANAVQVSTLLSIKTGGCSEDCGYCSQSARHNTGVERGGLMSLDEVIEAASAAKAKGATRFCMGAAWRGPKDRDIQPVKEMIQAVNGLGLETCVTLGMLKEGQAEELAAAGLDYYNHNIDTAPEYYDQIITTHSYDDRIDTLNKVRGAGIKVCCGGIVGLGESRRHRAGLLAQLAAMDPVPDSVPINMLVRIPGTPVADDDSNKGVEPLEFVRTIAVARIVMPTSMVRLSAGREAMPDYLQAMCFFAGANSIFYGEKLLTTGNPDTNTDMQMFNDLGIKPMEVEIPHKGECRKAS, from the coding sequence ATGACCCATAGTGTCGCTGACATCGAAGCCCTGTTTGCTTTGCCATTTAATGATTTGCTGCACCGGGCGCATAGTACTCACCGGGAAAATTTCGACGCCAATGCTGTGCAGGTCAGCACGCTGTTATCCATCAAGACCGGCGGTTGCTCGGAAGATTGTGGCTATTGTTCGCAGTCCGCACGCCACAATACGGGCGTTGAGCGTGGTGGCCTGATGTCACTGGATGAAGTCATTGAAGCGGCTTCGGCCGCCAAGGCCAAGGGTGCGACCCGCTTCTGCATGGGCGCTGCCTGGCGCGGCCCCAAGGATCGCGATATTCAGCCGGTGAAAGAGATGATCCAGGCGGTCAATGGCCTGGGCCTGGAAACCTGCGTCACCCTGGGCATGCTCAAAGAAGGGCAGGCCGAGGAACTGGCTGCGGCCGGGCTGGACTATTACAACCACAATATCGATACCGCGCCGGAGTATTACGACCAGATTATTACCACGCATTCCTACGATGATCGTATCGATACCCTGAACAAGGTGCGCGGTGCCGGCATCAAGGTCTGTTGCGGTGGTATCGTCGGCCTGGGTGAGTCGCGTCGTCATCGTGCCGGTCTGCTGGCGCAACTGGCCGCCATGGACCCGGTTCCGGACAGCGTTCCCATTAACATGCTGGTACGAATTCCCGGCACGCCGGTTGCTGATGATGACAGCAACAAGGGCGTCGAGCCGCTGGAGTTTGTGCGTACCATTGCCGTTGCCCGTATTGTCATGCCGACGTCCATGGTTCGGCTGTCAGCCGGTCGTGAGGCCATGCCCGATTACCTGCAGGCCATGTGCTTTTTTGCCGGCGCCAATTCCATTTTTTATGGCGAGAAACTGCTGACCACCGGCAACCCGGATACCAATACTGATATGCAAATGTTCAATGATCTCGGCATCAAGCCGATGGAAGTGGAAATTCCGCACAAGGGCGAGTGCCGCAAGGCATCCTGA
- a CDS encoding DUF1269 domain-containing protein: MLKRLYYVLPDVSRATHMFHDLLLAQVEARRIHVMAKPGVDLGDMPEAGLNQRTDVLHGAVQGIVSGGATGAALGLYLYQFPPEGMLVPMAAILLMALLGASFGAWAASLIGLDVPNTQLERFEKAIDQGKVLMMIDVSRQDMKKIETIIHNQDPDAVAKGVEPTMPAFP; encoded by the coding sequence ATGCTCAAGCGTTTATATTATGTTCTTCCCGATGTTTCCCGCGCCACGCACATGTTCCATGATTTGTTGCTTGCCCAGGTTGAGGCGCGTCGAATTCATGTCATGGCCAAACCGGGCGTTGACCTGGGCGATATGCCTGAGGCGGGCCTGAACCAGCGCACCGATGTGCTGCATGGCGCCGTGCAAGGCATTGTCTCAGGTGGCGCCACGGGTGCCGCGCTCGGATTGTATCTTTACCAGTTTCCCCCGGAAGGCATGCTGGTGCCGATGGCGGCGATCTTGTTAATGGCCTTGCTGGGCGCGAGTTTTGGTGCCTGGGCGGCGAGTCTGATCGGCCTGGATGTGCCCAATACGCAACTGGAGCGGTTCGAGAAAGCGATTGACCAGGGCAAGGTGCTGATGATGATCGACGTGTCGCGACAGGACATGAAAAAAATTGAAACCATCATCCACAACCAGGATCCTGATGCTGTTGCCAAAGGTGTGGAGCCGACGATGCCGGCATTTCCATAA
- a CDS encoding metallophosphatase family protein: MKICILSDSHDHREFLAGAVREAKALGAEAVLHCGDIVAPSTLHCIREFEIPHHVIHGNNEGDTFHLARQSHRPGSIITYHGQDATLELGGRRIFMVHYPHYARAMALTGDYDLVCSGHEHKLHIDEITNIKGGTTWWVDPGTVGGVSAPPTYVLADLDTMSFETREVFA, encoded by the coding sequence ATGAAAATCTGCATTCTTTCCGACAGTCACGATCACCGCGAGTTTCTCGCCGGTGCCGTGCGCGAGGCCAAGGCACTGGGCGCCGAGGCGGTGCTGCATTGCGGCGACATCGTCGCGCCCAGCACGCTGCACTGCATTCGGGAATTCGAGATTCCGCATCACGTAATTCATGGCAATAATGAAGGCGATACCTTTCACCTGGCTCGGCAATCGCACCGGCCCGGCAGCATTATTACCTACCATGGCCAGGACGCGACGCTGGAACTGGGTGGCCGCCGCATTTTCATGGTGCACTACCCGCATTACGCCCGCGCCATGGCGCTGACCGGTGATTACGATCTTGTCTGCAGTGGTCATGAACACAAGCTGCACATTGATGAAATCACCAACATCAAGGGTGGTACGACCTGGTGGGTAGATCCCGGCACCGTTGGCGGCGTCAGCGCACCGCCCACCTATGTCTTGGCGGATCTTGACACCATGAGCTTTGAGACCCGCGAAGTGTTTGCATAA